One genomic region from Nitrospirota bacterium encodes:
- a CDS encoding thioredoxin domain-containing protein, translating into MTDLAREDRAPNRLIAEASPYLRQHATNPVDWYPWGEEALSRAKAEDKPILLSIGYSACHWCHVMAHECFDNVQIAELMNQHFINVKVDREERPDLDDIYQKSAQVFLGRGGGWPLTMFLTPDQEPFYGGTYFPPAPRYNLPGFPEVMNGVVEAYRNHRDDVRKNVDKVKAGLLRVGTPKPSGDPLTDRLLDEAAKNLGQFFDPVHGGFGEGQKFPTVPPLNLLLRQTARTKDPSHQEQVLLQLRTMAAGGIYDHLGGGFHRYSVDGQWLIPHFEKMLYDNAQLVRIYLDGWRLTKEPRFREVVEETLEYVRRELTHPDGAFFAAQDADSEGHEGIYFVWEPGEIASVLGAELAEQFCRHYGVTESGNFEGKNVLNRLGDVQLTSEAQEELEALLRPARVKLLAAREQRVKPQRDDNILTSWNAMMVSAYLDAYHAFGAPAYLAAAERALTFLLDYAVENGRVYRTVTAGKGRLNGYLDDAACLAAALLDAFEATSHRWYLDQARDVTDSLLERYWDEAAGGCFYTSRDHETLLHRMKSGTDSAIPSGNAIVASVLLRLFSFTGEQGYHDLAERQFQVFRSVMEHNAYGASALLCSLDWYLTTPQEIVVVGTRGEAMTESLLAMVHRRYLPNRAVLAVEAARAGESDLPLAAGKTSVGGQPTAYVCQRQTCSPPVTESQQLDLLL; encoded by the coding sequence ATGACAGACTTAGCGAGAGAAGACCGTGCCCCCAATCGGCTGATTGCCGAAGCCAGCCCCTATCTGCGGCAGCATGCGACGAATCCGGTGGACTGGTATCCCTGGGGCGAGGAAGCCTTGTCGCGGGCGAAGGCAGAGGACAAGCCGATTCTGTTGTCGATCGGGTATTCGGCCTGCCACTGGTGTCATGTCATGGCCCATGAATGCTTCGACAATGTCCAGATTGCCGAGCTTATGAACCAGCACTTTATCAACGTGAAGGTCGATCGCGAAGAGCGCCCGGACCTGGACGATATCTATCAAAAGTCCGCGCAAGTATTTTTGGGGCGGGGTGGTGGATGGCCGTTGACGATGTTTCTCACGCCCGATCAAGAACCGTTTTACGGGGGCACGTATTTCCCGCCGGCGCCCCGCTACAACCTGCCGGGATTTCCCGAGGTCATGAACGGGGTCGTCGAGGCCTACCGGAATCATCGCGACGATGTCCGCAAGAATGTGGACAAGGTAAAGGCCGGGTTGCTGCGGGTGGGTACGCCGAAGCCGTCGGGCGATCCTTTGACGGATCGATTGCTCGATGAGGCGGCGAAGAATTTAGGACAATTTTTCGATCCGGTCCATGGAGGATTCGGGGAGGGCCAGAAATTCCCAACGGTCCCCCCGCTCAACTTGTTGCTGCGTCAGACGGCCCGGACGAAAGACCCCTCCCATCAAGAGCAAGTGCTCTTGCAGCTAAGAACGATGGCCGCCGGAGGAATCTACGATCATCTCGGCGGCGGGTTCCATCGCTACTCCGTGGATGGCCAGTGGCTGATTCCTCATTTCGAGAAGATGCTCTACGACAACGCACAGTTGGTGCGGATCTATCTCGATGGATGGCGTCTGACCAAAGAGCCTCGGTTCCGTGAAGTCGTGGAAGAGACGCTGGAGTACGTGCGTCGTGAACTGACGCATCCGGACGGTGCGTTCTTTGCTGCGCAGGATGCCGACAGCGAGGGGCATGAAGGAATCTATTTTGTCTGGGAGCCGGGAGAGATTGCCTCGGTGCTGGGCGCTGAATTGGCTGAGCAGTTCTGCCGGCACTATGGCGTGACAGAGAGCGGCAATTTCGAAGGCAAGAACGTATTGAATCGGCTCGGTGACGTTCAGCTCACCTCCGAGGCACAGGAGGAGTTGGAGGCGTTGTTGCGGCCTGCCAGGGTGAAGTTGCTTGCCGCACGGGAGCAACGCGTGAAGCCGCAGCGGGATGACAACATTCTCACAAGTTGGAATGCGATGATGGTGTCCGCCTATCTCGATGCCTATCATGCGTTCGGGGCTCCTGCCTATCTGGCGGCAGCAGAACGGGCGCTCACCTTCCTGCTCGACTATGCGGTTGAAAACGGGCGAGTCTATCGGACGGTTACGGCAGGAAAGGGTCGCTTGAACGGCTATTTAGACGACGCGGCCTGTCTGGCTGCCGCCTTGCTGGATGCGTTTGAAGCGACGTCGCACCGGTGGTATCTGGATCAGGCCCGCGACGTGACAGACAGCCTCTTGGAACGATATTGGGATGAGGCGGCTGGTGGGTGTTTCTATACGAGCCGCGATCACGAAACCTTGCTCCATCGCATGAAGTCCGGGACCGATAGCGCGATCCCCTCCGGTAACGCCATCGTCGCCTCGGTCTTGTTGCGGCTCTTCTCTTTCACAGGAGAGCAGGGGTATCATGATCTGGCTGAACGCCAGTTCCAGGTGTTCCGGAGCGTCATGGAACATAATGCCTATGGCGCATCTGCGCTGCTCTGTTCGTTGGACTGGTATCTGACGACGCCGCAAGAAATTGTTGTGGTCGGCACACGCGGCGAGGCGATGACGGAGTCGTTGCTCGCAATGGTTCATCGACGCTACCTGCCGAATCGTGCGGTGCTCGCGGTCGAAGCCGCTCGTGCTGGAGAGTCCGACTTGCCGCTGGCTGCGGGGAAGACGAGTGTCGGCGGACAGCCGACAGCGTATGTCTGTCAGCGGCAGACCTGCTCGCCTCCGGTGACGGAAAGCCAGCAATTGGACCTGTTATTGTAG
- a CDS encoding M20/M25/M40 family metallo-hydrolase, producing MNGSTRSSSHSRLAIALLGIIPLLFSFGTPCIAQSEEHHPAWLRALDSLSSERMLADITMLSSPSFNGRQTGTTNDASSAAWITKRFQESGLLPANAGVGPFIPSGPDLGVLSGLMTAVVTASTIAPEPFLRISSGSDSLIQQLGTDYLPILDSPSAEVRGPIVFAGYGIVDATQGIDDYAGVDTTNAVVLFLRGTPTHYKGTVSHADKVRFARQKGAIGYLTATGPMLSSYESRRGVTGKPGAFYGLSPRSDTIPGAWINTGLAEQILAASDQAQPSRLQVLQDQLNRSPAAQSISTGRYASLDWQTRLEEGVLMNVLALLPGSDPEKIHEVIVIGAHRDHFGRQAGLLFPGADDNASGTAVMLEVARAMANSKVRSKRTVLFVSFSGEEQGLIGSRLFLQRSVVPIGSTRAMINIDHAGIGNGRLTVGVTGLDKSLAGEAGQTAGLADKLDLYGFFPGGDHVPFKEAGIPTITVVSGGSHPHFHQPTDSADTINPEVLHSVARYVLALTWQLANTE from the coding sequence ATGAACGGCTCAACGCGCAGCTCGTCTCACTCTCGTCTTGCAATCGCACTTCTGGGAATCATTCCCCTGCTGTTCTCTTTCGGTACTCCCTGCATCGCGCAATCCGAGGAACATCATCCTGCATGGCTTCGCGCACTCGACAGCCTCTCCAGCGAACGTATGCTCGCCGACATCACCATGCTCAGCAGTCCTTCATTCAACGGCCGTCAAACAGGCACAACGAACGACGCCAGCTCGGCGGCATGGATCACGAAAAGGTTTCAGGAGTCAGGTCTCTTACCCGCGAACGCCGGCGTTGGTCCATTCATCCCTAGCGGGCCGGACCTTGGAGTCCTCAGCGGATTGATGACCGCAGTGGTCACAGCGTCAACTATTGCACCGGAGCCCTTCCTCCGAATTTCATCGGGCAGTGACTCGCTCATCCAGCAACTCGGGACAGACTATCTCCCCATCCTCGATTCCCCCTCCGCCGAAGTGCGCGGGCCGATCGTGTTTGCAGGTTATGGAATCGTCGACGCGACGCAAGGCATCGACGACTACGCCGGAGTCGATACGACCAACGCCGTAGTCCTCTTCCTCCGCGGAACGCCGACCCATTACAAGGGAACCGTCAGCCATGCAGACAAGGTGCGATTCGCACGACAGAAAGGCGCAATCGGCTATCTCACGGCCACTGGACCGATGCTCAGCTCCTATGAGTCACGCCGCGGCGTCACGGGAAAACCCGGTGCCTTTTATGGACTCTCCCCTCGATCGGACACCATCCCGGGGGCCTGGATCAATACCGGTCTAGCCGAGCAGATCCTCGCCGCTTCCGATCAGGCACAACCAAGCCGGCTGCAGGTCTTGCAAGATCAGTTGAATCGTTCCCCTGCCGCGCAATCGATCAGCACCGGCCGCTACGCCTCTCTCGATTGGCAAACTCGCCTGGAAGAAGGCGTCCTCATGAACGTGCTCGCCCTCTTGCCTGGAAGCGATCCGGAAAAGATACATGAGGTCATCGTGATCGGTGCGCATCGTGACCATTTCGGACGGCAGGCAGGCCTGCTCTTTCCCGGCGCCGACGATAATGCCTCCGGCACGGCCGTGATGTTGGAAGTCGCCCGCGCCATGGCCAACTCAAAAGTACGAAGTAAGCGGACGGTCTTGTTCGTCTCGTTTAGCGGAGAAGAGCAGGGGCTCATCGGCTCGCGGCTCTTTCTCCAACGGTCGGTCGTGCCCATCGGCTCAACCAGAGCCATGATCAACATCGACCATGCGGGGATTGGAAACGGAAGGCTGACGGTCGGCGTAACAGGATTGGACAAGAGCCTCGCTGGAGAGGCGGGACAGACGGCAGGGCTAGCCGACAAACTGGACCTCTATGGGTTTTTCCCCGGCGGCGATCATGTGCCGTTCAAAGAGGCAGGAATCCCGACCATCACGGTCGTCAGCGGCGGAAGTCACCCACACTTCCACCAGCCCACCGATAGCGCCGACACAATCAATCCGGAGGTTCTACATAGCGTGGCACGCTATGTCCTCGCCCTCACCTGGCAACTGGCAAATACTGAATAG
- a CDS encoding DUF4321 domain-containing protein, translated as MRKSPWILLIFVLIGGLLGGVLGEILRVMAPQGTIQAVFASNFTPGINPPLTIDLVLLKFTIGFILNINLLSLLGMFLGIYLYKNV; from the coding sequence GTGAGAAAATCACCCTGGATTCTGCTCATTTTCGTGCTCATCGGTGGCCTCCTAGGCGGAGTACTGGGAGAAATCCTCAGAGTCATGGCTCCACAGGGTACCATTCAGGCAGTATTCGCCAGCAACTTCACCCCCGGCATCAATCCCCCGCTGACAATTGATCTAGTCCTCCTCAAGTTCACCATCGGTTTTATCTTGAATATTAACCTCCTCAGTCTCCTCGGGATGTTTCTGGGGATTTACCTCTACAAGAACGTCTAG
- a CDS encoding IS1 family transposase has protein sequence MNKLTQAKRVQIIAALVEGNSIRATCRMTGAAKGTVLKLLADLGKACAQYQDQYLRNLPCKKIQCDEIWSFCYAKEKNVPEEMKGKLGFGDVWTWTAIDADSKLIVSFLVGGRSADYARKFIDDLASRLANRVQLTTDGYRAYLTAVERAFGGEVDYAMLDKIYNAPPNKGTTRYSPAECCGTRKIKVQGNPDLRQASTSFVERQNLTMRMSMRRMTRLTNAFSKKIENQAHAVALHFMHYNFARIHQTLRVTPAMEAGVATHVWSLEEIADLIDSN, from the coding sequence ATGAACAAGCTGACGCAAGCCAAACGAGTTCAGATTATCGCCGCCTTGGTTGAAGGCAATAGCATCCGTGCTACCTGCCGCATGACCGGCGCAGCGAAAGGTACCGTGCTGAAGTTGTTGGCTGATCTAGGTAAGGCCTGTGCACAGTATCAAGATCAATACTTGCGGAACCTACCCTGTAAGAAGATTCAATGTGATGAGATTTGGAGCTTCTGCTATGCGAAAGAAAAGAACGTCCCGGAAGAAATGAAGGGAAAACTTGGCTTTGGCGATGTCTGGACCTGGACGGCCATCGATGCAGACAGCAAGTTGATTGTCTCGTTCCTGGTTGGGGGCCGGAGCGCAGACTATGCCAGGAAGTTCATCGATGATCTTGCTAGCCGTCTCGCTAATCGGGTCCAACTCACGACCGATGGATACAGGGCCTATCTGACAGCCGTAGAACGGGCCTTTGGTGGGGAAGTGGACTATGCCATGCTCGACAAGATTTACAATGCTCCCCCGAACAAAGGAACGACTCGGTACAGCCCTGCTGAATGCTGTGGAACGCGCAAGATTAAGGTGCAAGGCAACCCAGATCTGCGTCAGGCCTCAACGAGCTTTGTGGAACGGCAGAACCTCACCATGCGGATGAGCATGCGGAGGATGACCCGGCTGACCAATGCTTTCAGCAAGAAGATCGAAAACCAGGCCCACGCCGTGGCCCTCCACTTTATGCACTATAACTTCGCCAGGATTCACCAGACGCTACGGGTAACGCCTGCGATGGAAGCGGGAGTAGCAACTCATGTGTGGAGCTTGGAGGAAATCGCAGATTTAATCGATTCAAACTGA
- a CDS encoding DEAD/DEAH box helicase, with the protein MSTFADMNLQPSLAQRLLQAGLSTPTPVQQAAIPVALEGRDIMAQAKTGSGKTLAFLLPIIEQVMRREASVPAPGPYVKSAGPSHSSGPKFLVLAPTRELALQIEMELRKYAPASVTSLSVYGGTPIERQYRALQRPPLVVVGTPGRLLDLAGSGHLKLGGVTFLVMDEADQMLDRGFLRDIQRIIRLLPAERQTLLFSATFSGDIQTLAQSMQRDPARISVDPGINSPTTIVHAYYVVPGDQVRTQLVHTLLQTMKGGERSMVFCDQKYKVRRLAAHLGGEPASVGSLTGNHSQAQRERTLGAFRAGNIRSLVATDVAARGLDIQDVVQVIHYELPTNPNSYVHRTGRTGRAEKEGSTFLILSQSEEREYLRMVRQLKIETKKLALPVFAPLPAPAPMPASDYQDPRARPRRGAESTGRRSHGGENRGSAHRPGAPVGATRHSRY; encoded by the coding sequence ATGTCTACGTTTGCTGATATGAATCTACAGCCTTCCCTTGCCCAGCGCCTGTTACAGGCAGGCCTCTCGACACCGACACCGGTGCAGCAGGCTGCCATTCCCGTGGCGTTGGAGGGTCGGGACATTATGGCGCAAGCCAAAACCGGGAGCGGAAAAACGCTCGCGTTTTTGTTGCCGATTATCGAACAAGTCATGCGTCGTGAGGCCTCGGTGCCTGCGCCAGGCCCCTATGTCAAGTCTGCCGGCCCCAGCCATTCTTCAGGGCCTAAGTTTCTCGTGTTGGCGCCCACGCGGGAGCTGGCGCTGCAGATTGAAATGGAATTACGCAAGTATGCTCCAGCGTCCGTGACGTCGTTGTCGGTGTACGGTGGGACGCCGATCGAGCGTCAATACCGTGCCTTGCAACGACCGCCTTTGGTGGTGGTGGGGACGCCTGGCCGGCTGCTCGACTTGGCCGGATCAGGCCACTTGAAGCTGGGTGGTGTGACGTTTCTCGTGATGGATGAAGCCGATCAGATGTTGGATCGCGGGTTTCTGCGGGACATTCAACGGATCATTCGTCTCCTCCCCGCTGAGCGGCAGACGCTGTTGTTCTCCGCGACATTTTCAGGGGACATTCAGACGCTCGCGCAGAGCATGCAGCGCGATCCCGCGCGCATCTCTGTCGACCCTGGGATCAACAGCCCGACCACGATCGTGCATGCCTATTATGTCGTGCCAGGAGACCAGGTCCGCACACAGCTCGTCCATACCTTGCTCCAGACCATGAAGGGTGGAGAGCGGTCAATGGTGTTCTGTGATCAAAAGTATAAAGTGCGACGGTTGGCCGCCCATTTGGGTGGCGAGCCGGCTTCGGTCGGTTCGTTGACCGGCAATCATAGCCAAGCGCAGCGGGAACGGACGCTTGGCGCCTTTCGGGCCGGCAACATCCGTTCGCTTGTGGCGACCGATGTGGCAGCTAGAGGCCTGGATATTCAGGATGTCGTCCAGGTAATTCACTATGAATTGCCGACCAATCCGAACTCCTATGTCCATCGGACAGGGCGGACCGGTCGCGCAGAGAAGGAAGGGTCGACCTTCTTGATTCTCTCTCAGTCCGAAGAACGAGAGTATCTTCGCATGGTGAGGCAGTTGAAGATCGAGACGAAGAAACTCGCGCTTCCTGTGTTTGCTCCGCTTCCGGCTCCGGCCCCAATGCCGGCCAGCGACTATCAGGATCCTCGCGCGCGGCCCCGCCGAGGCGCGGAATCAACTGGTCGACGATCCCACGGGGGTGAGAACCGTGGCTCCGCTCATAGACCGGGAGCCCCGGTCGGCGCGACCAGGCATTCACGCTATTAA
- a CDS encoding RNA-binding protein produces the protein MGSKIYVGGLPYSTTEQQLSDLFAVHGAVASSRIITDKFTGQSRGFGFVEMSSDSEAQAAVAALNGTELGGRTLTVNEARPQEPRTGGGGRGGDRY, from the coding sequence ATGGGTTCTAAGATTTACGTCGGTGGTTTGCCGTATTCCACAACTGAACAACAGCTGAGCGATTTGTTTGCTGTTCATGGAGCGGTCGCTTCATCCAGAATCATCACAGATAAGTTCACCGGCCAGTCCCGCGGGTTCGGGTTCGTGGAAATGTCCTCGGATTCAGAAGCGCAGGCGGCAGTTGCCGCACTGAACGGCACGGAGTTGGGTGGTCGCACGTTGACCGTCAACGAAGCGCGCCCTCAGGAGCCGCGCACCGGTGGTGGTGGCCGAGGCGGCGACCGGTACTAA
- the uvrB gene encoding excinuclease ABC subunit UvrB, with protein sequence MPPFQLEAPFKPCGDQGQAIDKLVAGITAGRKHQTLLGVTGSGKTFTMANVVAQVQKPTLVLVHNKTLAGQLYQEFKQFFPHNAVEYFVSYYDYYQPEAYIPQSNTYIAKDASVNDAIDQMRHAATSALLQRNDVLIVSSVSCIYGLGSPEVYHEMVVFLEEGMEVRREKILAKLVEIQYARNDTDFHRGTFRARGDVIEVFPASNDAVSVRIELFGDVVDAIHEIDPLTGKSLGKLPKVAIYPNTHYLIAPDRYERAITGIEEELDERVAYFKKQNQLVEAQRIAQRTKFDLEMIRAMGYCHGIENYSRHLSGRAAGEQPPTLIDYFPKDFLLIVDESHATIPQVGGMYEGDYSRKRTLVEYGFRLPSAVDNRPLKFAEFERCFTQVVCVSATPGPYELGHAAGEIVEQIIRPTGLMDPVIEVRPAKGQVDHLLGEVRAEVAQGGRVLITTLTKRMAEDLSEYYHDLGIKVRYLHSDIKTLERAEILQDLRRGTFDVLVGINLLREGLDLPEVTLVAILDADKEGYLRSYRALIQTAGRAARNLRGHVILYGDVVTASMQMAIDETGRRRAIQAAYNAKHGIVPTSIKKDVLSLEYAVAELDYVQLDLVAETPASYGIEESTAQTIKRLEVDMKAAAKELEFERAAALRNKIRALKLRELEFKSEI encoded by the coding sequence ATGCCGCCGTTTCAACTCGAAGCCCCATTCAAGCCCTGCGGAGATCAAGGTCAGGCCATCGACAAGTTGGTAGCCGGGATTACGGCTGGCCGGAAACATCAAACGTTGCTCGGTGTCACCGGGTCTGGCAAGACCTTCACCATGGCCAACGTGGTGGCGCAGGTGCAGAAGCCTACCTTAGTCCTCGTCCATAACAAGACGCTGGCCGGTCAACTCTATCAAGAGTTCAAGCAGTTTTTCCCCCACAACGCGGTGGAGTATTTCGTCAGCTACTACGATTACTACCAACCGGAAGCCTACATTCCCCAAAGCAACACGTACATCGCCAAGGATGCATCGGTTAACGACGCGATCGATCAGATGCGGCATGCGGCGACGTCCGCGCTGCTTCAACGCAATGACGTGCTGATCGTCTCGTCGGTCTCCTGTATTTACGGACTGGGGTCGCCGGAGGTCTATCACGAGATGGTGGTGTTCCTCGAAGAGGGGATGGAGGTCAGGCGGGAAAAGATTCTGGCGAAACTGGTCGAGATCCAGTATGCCCGTAACGATACGGATTTTCACCGCGGCACCTTCCGGGCGCGCGGCGATGTCATCGAGGTTTTTCCCGCTTCGAATGACGCGGTGTCTGTCCGCATCGAGTTATTTGGCGACGTGGTCGATGCCATTCACGAAATCGACCCCCTCACGGGGAAGTCGCTTGGGAAGCTGCCGAAGGTCGCGATTTATCCGAACACGCATTATCTCATTGCGCCGGACCGGTATGAGCGGGCGATTACCGGTATCGAAGAAGAGCTGGATGAACGCGTCGCCTATTTCAAAAAACAGAATCAGCTCGTGGAGGCTCAGCGGATTGCGCAGCGGACGAAGTTCGACCTGGAGATGATTCGGGCGATGGGCTATTGCCATGGTATTGAAAACTACTCGCGGCATCTGAGTGGTCGTGCAGCCGGTGAGCAGCCTCCCACGCTCATCGATTACTTCCCCAAAGACTTTTTGCTGATCGTGGACGAGTCCCATGCGACGATTCCCCAAGTGGGAGGGATGTACGAGGGCGACTACTCACGAAAACGCACCTTGGTCGAATATGGATTCCGGTTGCCGTCGGCGGTCGATAATCGCCCACTCAAGTTCGCCGAATTCGAGCGCTGTTTCACGCAGGTGGTCTGCGTTTCTGCGACCCCAGGCCCCTATGAGTTGGGGCATGCGGCGGGAGAGATCGTCGAGCAGATCATTCGCCCGACCGGTCTCATGGACCCGGTCATTGAGGTGCGACCGGCCAAAGGGCAAGTCGATCATCTCCTTGGCGAAGTGCGGGCTGAAGTGGCGCAGGGCGGGCGAGTGCTGATCACCACGTTGACCAAACGCATGGCGGAGGACTTGAGCGAGTACTATCACGATCTCGGCATCAAGGTCCGGTATCTGCACTCTGACATTAAGACGTTGGAGCGGGCTGAGATCTTACAGGACTTGCGGCGCGGCACGTTCGACGTACTGGTGGGAATCAATCTGTTGCGCGAAGGATTGGATCTCCCCGAGGTCACCCTGGTGGCGATCCTCGATGCAGATAAGGAGGGCTATCTGCGATCCTATCGGGCATTGATCCAGACGGCTGGGCGGGCAGCGAGGAACCTTCGTGGCCACGTGATCCTGTACGGTGATGTGGTGACAGCCTCTATGCAAATGGCGATCGATGAGACCGGGCGCCGGCGTGCGATTCAAGCTGCGTACAATGCCAAGCATGGCATTGTGCCGACGAGTATCAAGAAGGATGTCTTGTCTCTCGAATATGCTGTGGCTGAGCTGGATTATGTCCAGCTCGATTTGGTTGCCGAGACGCCGGCCAGCTATGGAATAGAGGAGTCTACTGCGCAGACCATCAAACGGCTGGAAGTGGACATGAAGGCCGCCGCTAAGGAGTTGGAGTTCGAGCGGGCCGCCGCTCTCCGCAATAAGATTCGCGCGTTGAAGTTGAGAGAGTTAGAATTTAAATCTGAGATCTAG